The Immundisolibacter cernigliae genome has a window encoding:
- a CDS encoding peptidylprolyl isomerase, whose amino-acid sequence MKRLLAVLCAVVLPLAAPAANLDRVVAVVNKDVIVQSELEREVQRILADLRSRGTATPPRREFERQVLEHLVARRLQMQLADQAGINIGDDELNFTLQNIAARNNLSLAQMREAVVADGGSFEDFRDQIRSEMRITQLRQKEVIARINVSDAEVERFLAEGGDTAAGRYHLAHILIALPPDPTPEQVRSTEAQARQVHSELIAGADFASTAVVVSKGQQALEGGDLGWRNADELPPPFVAAVRDLSPGGISDLIPSANGFHILKLLESDAAGGRHVVEQTHVEHILVKAEAGREDEARARIESLRQRILAGEDFHDLARTHSDDPGSAVKGGDLGWVSAEEVVPAFSSAMQNLPEGELSEPVQSNFGFHLIRVLGRRSHDDTEAYRRAHARDTLRARKAEEMTQAWVQRLRDEAYVELRL is encoded by the coding sequence GTGAAACGATTGCTCGCCGTGCTGTGCGCCGTTGTGTTGCCGTTGGCGGCACCGGCGGCCAACCTTGACCGCGTCGTTGCGGTAGTCAACAAGGACGTGATCGTTCAGAGCGAACTCGAGCGCGAGGTGCAGCGCATCCTGGCGGATTTGCGCAGTCGGGGCACGGCGACGCCGCCGCGGCGGGAGTTCGAGCGTCAGGTGCTCGAGCACCTGGTGGCGCGGCGCTTGCAGATGCAGCTGGCCGACCAGGCCGGCATCAACATCGGCGACGACGAACTGAACTTCACGCTGCAGAACATCGCGGCCCGCAACAACCTGTCGCTGGCCCAGATGCGCGAGGCAGTCGTCGCCGACGGCGGCAGCTTCGAGGATTTTCGTGACCAGATCCGCAGCGAGATGCGCATCACCCAGCTGCGCCAGAAGGAAGTCATTGCCCGCATCAACGTTTCCGATGCCGAGGTCGAGCGCTTCCTGGCCGAGGGTGGCGATACCGCCGCCGGCCGCTACCACCTGGCGCACATTCTGATCGCCCTGCCACCGGACCCGACGCCGGAGCAAGTGCGAAGCACCGAAGCCCAGGCACGGCAGGTGCATTCGGAGCTGATCGCGGGCGCCGATTTCGCCAGCACCGCGGTGGTGGTATCCAAGGGCCAGCAGGCGCTGGAAGGCGGCGATCTGGGCTGGCGCAATGCCGACGAGCTGCCGCCGCCGTTCGTCGCCGCGGTGCGCGATCTGTCGCCAGGCGGCATCAGCGACCTGATTCCGAGTGCCAACGGTTTCCACATCCTGAAGTTGCTGGAGTCCGATGCCGCCGGCGGCCGTCACGTGGTCGAGCAGACCCACGTCGAACACATCCTGGTCAAGGCCGAGGCAGGGCGCGAGGACGAGGCCCGGGCGCGCATCGAGTCCCTGCGCCAGCGCATTCTGGCCGGGGAGGATTTTCATGACCTGGCGCGAACCCATTCCGACGATCCGGGCTCGGCCGTCAAGGGCGGCGACCTGGGCTGGGTCAGCGCTGAAGAAGTGGTGCCGGCGTTCTCCAGCGCCATGCAGAACCTGCCCGAGGGTGAACTGAGCGAGCCGGTACAGTCCAACTTCGGTTTTCACTTGATCCGAGTGCTCGGCCGGCGCAGTCACGACGACACCGAAGCCTACCGGCGTGCCCATGCCCGCGACACCCTGCGTGCGCGCAAGGCGGAAGAAATGACCCAGGCCTGGGTCCAGCGCCTGCGCGACGAGGCCTACGTGGAGCTGCGCCTGTAG
- the pdxA gene encoding 4-hydroxythreonine-4-phosphate dehydrogenase PdxA: MIRLAITVGEPAGIGPDICLELARTAPPGDLELTFVGDAGHLLGRAAALGQAVRIEPFDPHQPAAAAAPDTLRVWQVDLPRSPPPGRPDPANALALLEGLDHAVAGCLDGRFDAIVTAPLDKGVICDAGIPFSGHTEYLAARTGTAQVVMLLVAGTLRVALATTHLPLRQVPDALTIDGLTGTLRILDHDLRSRFGIARPRIAVCGLNPHAGERGHLGREEIDVIGPAIVAGQALGLDLAGPLPADTLFTPARLAPFDAVLAMYHDQGLPVLKYAGFGQAVNVTLGLPIIRSSVDHGTAYDLAGSGKADAGSLRAAVTLAAELVRAGR; this comes from the coding sequence ATGATCCGTCTGGCGATCACGGTCGGCGAGCCGGCCGGCATCGGGCCGGATATCTGCCTTGAGCTGGCGCGCACGGCGCCGCCCGGTGACCTCGAACTGACCTTCGTCGGCGACGCCGGGCACCTGTTGGGCCGCGCGGCGGCGCTCGGCCAGGCGGTGCGCATCGAGCCCTTCGATCCGCACCAGCCGGCCGCTGCGGCTGCACCCGACACGCTGCGCGTCTGGCAAGTGGACCTGCCGCGCTCGCCGCCGCCCGGCCGGCCCGATCCGGCCAACGCCCTGGCGCTGCTGGAAGGTCTGGATCATGCCGTCGCCGGCTGCCTCGATGGGCGTTTCGATGCCATCGTGACCGCGCCGCTCGACAAGGGCGTGATCTGCGACGCCGGCATCCCGTTCAGCGGCCATACCGAATACCTGGCCGCCCGCACCGGCACCGCCCAGGTGGTGATGCTGCTGGTGGCAGGCACGCTGCGTGTGGCGCTGGCGACCACCCATCTGCCGCTGCGGCAGGTGCCGGACGCCCTCACCATCGACGGCCTGACCGGCACGCTGCGCATCCTGGATCACGACCTGCGCAGCCGTTTCGGCATCGCCCGCCCGCGCATCGCCGTGTGCGGCCTGAACCCCCACGCCGGCGAGCGCGGTCATCTGGGGCGCGAGGAAATCGACGTGATCGGACCGGCCATCGTGGCGGGCCAGGCGCTGGGCCTGGACCTGGCCGGTCCGTTGCCGGCCGACACGCTGTTCACGCCCGCGCGTCTGGCGCCGTTCGACGCCGTGCTGGCCATGTACCACGACCAGGGCCTGCCGGTGCTCAAGTACGCCGGCTTCGGGCAGGCGGTCAACGTGACGCTTGGCCTGCCGATCATCCGCAGCTCGGTCGACCACGGTACCGCCTACGATCTGGCCGGCAGCGGCAAGGCCGACGCCGGCAGCCTGCGCGCGGCCGTGACGCTGGCGGCCGAGCTGGTCAGGGCAGGGCGCTGA